A genomic region of Staphylococcus roterodami contains the following coding sequences:
- the vwb gene encoding von Willebrand factor binding protein Vwb, whose translation MKKKLLVLTLGALCVSQIWESNHASAVVSGEKNPYESESLKLTGKRSNSVTPEMYKENLEKLIASLSFADYEKYYEPEYKEAVKTYQQKFMAEDAALKKFFREEKHIKENTNTNEMLGLTEERYQHIYDKLKSNNEWFMKEIKNIQERYQDLKDFDEKQQHDADVKINELENKVLMLGYTFGNVGGVRTNLYSKLDLILGYEDYERKYKQPTNSRMLNEKMEDLETIIDEFFEEIGKQRPINIPTLASEKEKETNTKNANKLRADTEAAKNDESKRSSRSKRSLDTQNYKSVSQEVTAEQKAEYEKRAEERKARFLDRQKSKKEPVVSLEYDFEHKQRVNNANNKQLVVSAPTKKPTPPPTYTETTTQVPMPTVERQTQEQIVYKAPKQLAGLNGESHNFSTTHQTPTTSNHTHNNVVEFEETSALPGRKTGSLVGLSQIDSSHLTEREKRVIKREHVREAQKLVENYKDTHSYKDRLNAQQKVNTLSEGHQKRFNKQINKVYNGK comes from the coding sequence TTGAAGAAAAAATTGCTAGTTTTAACATTGGGAGCATTATGTGTATCACAAATTTGGGAAAGCAATCACGCGAGTGCAGTGGTTTCTGGGGAGAAGAATCCATATGAATCTGAGTCATTGAAGTTAACTGGGAAAAGAAGTAATAGCGTTACACCAGAAATGTATAAAGAAAATTTGGAGAAACTAATTGCATCATTATCATTTGCAGATTATGAAAAATACTATGAACCAGAGTACAAAGAAGCCGTTAAAACTTATCAACAGAAGTTTATGGCAGAAGATGCAGCATTAAAAAAGTTCTTTAGAGAAGAGAAGCATATTAAAGAAAATACAAATACTAATGAAATGTTAGGACTTACTGAAGAAAGATATCAACATATATACGATAAATTAAAATCTAATAATGAATGGTTTATGAAAGAGATAAAAAATATTCAAGAACGTTATCAGGATTTAAAAGATTTTGATGAAAAACAACAACATGATGCAGATGTAAAAATCAATGAGTTGGAAAATAAAGTTTTGATGTTGGGATATACTTTTGGAAATGTTGGAGGAGTAAGAACGAATTTATATAGCAAATTAGATTTAATTTTAGGATATGAAGATTACGAAAGAAAATATAAACAGCCTACTAATTCAAGAATGCTAAATGAAAAAATGGAAGATTTAGAAACTATTATTGATGAGTTTTTTGAGGAAATTGGAAAGCAACGACCGATAAATATTCCTACATTAGCATCTGAAAAAGAAAAAGAAACAAATACAAAAAATGCAAATAAGTTAAGAGCTGACACTGAAGCTGCTAAAAATGATGAATCAAAAAGAAGTAGTAGAAGTAAAAGAAGTTTAGATACTCAAAATTATAAATCTGTTTCACAAGAAGTAACTGCAGAGCAAAAAGCTGAATATGAAAAAAGAGCTGAAGAAAGAAAAGCAAGATTTCTAGATAGACAAAAAAGTAAAAAAGAACCGGTTGTATCATTAGAATACGATTTTGAACACAAGCAACGTGTTAACAACGCAAATAACAAACAACTTGTTGTTTCGGCGCCAACAAAGAAACCAACACCACCACCTACATATACTGAAACGACAACACAGGTTCCGATGCCTACTGTAGAGCGTCAAACTCAAGAACAAATTGTTTATAAAGCACCGAAGCAATTGGCTGGATTAAATGGTGAAAGTCATAATTTCTCTACAACGCATCAAACACCAACAACTTCAAATCATACTCACAATAATGTTGTAGAATTTGAAGAAACGTCGGCTTTACCTGGTAGAAAAACAGGTTCTTTAGTTGGTTTGAGTCAAATCGATTCATCTCATTTAACTGAACGTGAAAAACGTGTGATTAAGCGTGAACATGTTAGGGAAGCTCAGAAATTAGTAGAAAACTATAAAGATACACATAGTTATAAAGACCGTTTGAATGCCCAACAAAAAGTAAATACATTAAGTGAAGGGCATCAAAAACGATTTAATAAACAAATAAATAAAGTTTATAACGGCAAATAA